A stretch of the Ornithodoros turicata isolate Travis chromosome 4, ASM3712646v1, whole genome shotgun sequence genome encodes the following:
- the LOC135392973 gene encoding neprilysin-1-like has protein sequence MAHVPSRSPTAERSPLHRTSNMCLTQDVPLMRSPVVDQVNCAQEGKLAPDIYSSMSSVCKITSVHRAETVISKNMVAIASIGIVVTVTIVFVVVAWSKRGKSNIRQDPMTLCGTPDCLSHALSLKTSLDTGVDPCDDFNAFVCGNSLNEALAQTLRYRRIMATLRRLNSADASHLQSTAIAKARRLFATCSSTNLSGSVSNVIAFEEFVHSHNLALSESGKHEVHPLDLVLELAIAWGICMWIKIEIMRKERVILVSWCEWPARRLEEMQGMSQAQHESYVQKLCAVSTKLVSCKENVIGLLQDEKLILSTLLTNYTIHNQKYFALNEINVLTPSISSGTWTDLLSKHLKPTFPLTDYMMLARDLNVLKSIDSAFQAVSQQRLLSQIRWTFLQMRAWTVVPSVHLIKVGRPEEITRIRAIQCLDVVENTMGLLLDLEDIHKEHSNKSREDIDTMLDTISNMTVRLLIETEWLDEKKVVTAIAKLALIRRDVWPASIFYNVTGLDELYSAFPSMSDEFFVNWIKSREAMTSTLIRSAYNSADVFQMRHDNIYGLFFYLNYVNIIQVSLSAFHKPLYYTNGTVSMNYGALGGRYALEFLKGLYNGVVGIEHANETDMLAWLLPSRSNRSETGLARDCFEGQGLTFRNMFPFVPALQVAHRIFKNKQKLHVNDWKLQLLEEYSTDQIFFLTFCNVLCHFSNACNAAVSNLDEFATAFHCLLGSNMNPKKKCSFFREDAGGARHV, from the exons ATGGCGCACGTCCCGAGCAGGAGTCCAACAGCGGAACGTTCACCACTTCACCGAACCAGCAATATGTGCCTCACGCAAGATGTTCCACTCATGAGAAGTCCGGTTGTCGACCAAGTTAACTGCGCACAAGAAGGAAAGCTTGCTCCTGATATATAT AGTTCAATGTCGTCAGTCTGTAAAATAACGTCAGTGCACCGAGCAGAGACAGTCATCAGCAAAAACATGGTCGCCATAGCCAGTATCGGAATCGTCGTCACTGTTACCATCGTCTTCGTAGTAGTCGCATGGTCAAAACGCGGGAAAAGCAATATTCGGCAAGATCCAATGACATTGTGCGGCACCCCAGACTGCTTGAGTCATGCCCTAAGCTTAAAGACGAGCCTTGATACCGGAGTTGACCCATGCGACGACTTCAATGCTTTCGTTTGTGGCAACTCTCTCAACGAAGCGCTCGCACAAACACTGCGATACAGACGCATCATGGCCACCTTGAGACGTCTCAACAGTGCCGACGCATCTCACCTTCAGAGCACTGCCATTGCAAAAGCCCGCCGATTGTTTGCCACCTGTTCCAGTACCAACCTCTCCGGAAGCGTGAGCAACGTGATCGCCTTCGAGGAATTCGTACACTCTCACAACTTGGCGCTCTCGGAAAGCGGGAAACACGAAGTACACCCTCTGGATCTTGTGCTTGAGTTGGCTATAGCCTGGGGTATCTGTATGTGGATTAAGATTGAAATAATGCGAAAGGAACGAGTAATCCTTGTAAGTTGGTGCGAATGGCCTGCGAGAAGACTCGAGGAGATGCAAGGCATGTCTCAAGCCCAGCATGAATCCTACGTTCAGAAGCTTTGCGCGGTTTCAACGAAGCTTGTGTCATGCAAAGAGAACGTAATCGGTCTCCTTCAAGATGAAAAACTTATACTGAGCACGCTGCTTACAAATTATACTATCCATAACCAGAAATACTTCGCTCTAAATGAAATAAACGTCCTAACGCCTTCCATATCGTCAGGAACATGGACCGATCTGCTGAGCAAGCACTTGAAGCCAACCTTTCCCCTAACGGACTACATGATGTTAGCTCGAGATCTGAACGTACTAAAAAGCATTGACTCTGCATTTCAAGCAGTTTCCCAACAACGTCTACTCTCTCAAATTAGATGGACTTTTCTGCAGATGCGTGCATGGACTGTGGTTCCATCGGTACATTTAATTAAGGTTGGACGTCCTGAAGAAATAACAAGAATACGGGCTATTCAATGCCTCGACGTCGTTGAGAATACTATGGGACTTCTCCTAGATCTGGAAGATATCCACAAAGAACACTCAAACAAAAGCCGGGAGGATATAGATACCATGTTAGATACCATCTCAAACATGACCGTACGCCTTTTAATAGAAACGGAGTGGTTGGACGAAAAGAAAGTCGTTACAGCGATCGCGAAACTCGCTTTGATCAGGCGAGACGTTTGGCCGGCCAGCATCTTCTACAACGTAACCGGCCTCGACGAACTGTACTCGGCGTTCCCCTCCATGTCAGATGAATTCTTTGTCAACTGGATCAAATCTCGTGAAGCAATGACATCGACGTTGATCAGGAGCGCCTACAACAGTGCAGACGTCTTCCAAATGCGCCACGATAACATTTACGGCCTATTCTTCTACTTAAACTATGTGAACATTATCCAGGTATCGCTCTCTGCGTTCCATAAGCCGTTATATTACACCAACGGTACCGTGTCGATGAACTATGGCGCTTTGGGTGGGAGGTACGCTCTGGAGTTTCTGAAGGGTCTATACAACGGCGTTGTTGGAATCGAACATGCGAATGAGACTGATATGTTGGCGTGGCTCCTGCCATCCCGTAGTAACCGATCGGAAACTGGACTCGCTAGAGACTGCTTTGAAGGACAAGGACTAACTTTCCGAAATATGTTCCCCTTCGTGCCAGCTCTGCAGGTTGCGCATAGGATTTTCAAGAACAAACAAAAGCTTCACGTGAACGACTGGAAGCTCCAACTACTAGAAGAATATTCGACCGATCAAATATTTTTTCTGACGTTTTGCAATGTGCTTTGTCATTTCAGTAACGCATGTAACGCGGCTGTGTCTAACTTGGACGAGTTCGCGACTGCATTCCATTGTTTATTAGGTTCCAACATGAATCCCAAGAAAAAGTGTTCGTTTTTTCGCGAGGACGCAGGCGGTGCCCGACATGTATAG